A section of the Candidatus Bathyarchaeia archaeon genome encodes:
- the prf1 gene encoding peptide chain release factor aRF-1: MESQGFGNAEAPKSSLEVFRFKRLLEELASKQGRHTELITLLIPPGRQISDVMNNLRQEYGTASNIKSRTTRHYVQDAIEKVMQRLKLYKEPPPTGLAIFCGAIPYGPPGSEKMEIYTIIPPEPINTYLYRCDSLFHLEPLFEMIRERESYGILVLDGSGASFATLKGKRLEVVKSITSGISSKHRAGGQSARRFERLREVEVNEYYKRVANYASQIFLNLPDLKGIIVGGPGPTKEEFLAGDYLHYSLKSKILAVVDTAYVDEQGIKEIVSKAPEILRGTRYVEERNLVQQFLRELGHDTGLAAYGEERVRQLLKEGSVRILLLSEEVDVVKVTVSCSNCGYSEHSTVKSNELMAFKGDVATRVCPKCNSLGLIVEEERDLIDELSELALASNARVEMISHAHEEGEMLHKSFGGIAAILRYGKG; this comes from the coding sequence GCTCCAAAAAGTTCCCTAGAAGTCTTCCGGTTTAAGAGACTGTTAGAAGAGCTCGCCTCCAAGCAAGGTCGCCACACCGAGCTCATAACACTCCTAATCCCTCCAGGCCGACAGATCAGTGACGTAATGAACAATCTGCGGCAGGAATACGGCACAGCCTCCAACATTAAATCTAGGACAACTAGACACTATGTACAGGATGCTATAGAGAAGGTCATGCAACGTTTAAAGCTGTATAAAGAGCCACCCCCCACCGGTCTCGCGATTTTCTGTGGGGCTATCCCCTATGGCCCTCCTGGCTCTGAGAAGATGGAAATCTACACTATAATACCTCCTGAGCCAATTAACACATACCTTTACAGGTGCGACTCTCTATTTCACTTGGAACCCCTATTTGAGATGATTAGGGAGAGAGAGTCTTACGGGATACTCGTCCTAGACGGCAGCGGGGCGAGCTTCGCAACCTTGAAAGGCAAAAGATTGGAAGTAGTCAAGTCTATAACCTCAGGCATCTCCAGCAAACATAGAGCTGGGGGGCAATCAGCCAGACGGTTTGAGCGTCTCCGTGAAGTTGAGGTTAATGAGTACTATAAACGGGTAGCCAACTACGCTTCTCAGATATTTCTTAACCTTCCAGATCTTAAAGGGATAATCGTCGGAGGCCCTGGCCCTACGAAGGAGGAATTCCTAGCTGGCGACTACCTCCATTATAGTCTGAAGAGTAAGATCTTAGCGGTGGTGGATACAGCCTATGTGGATGAGCAGGGCATTAAGGAGATAGTCTCTAAGGCGCCGGAAATCCTCAGAGGAACTAGGTATGTGGAGGAGCGTAACCTCGTTCAACAGTTCCTCCGTGAGCTAGGTCATGATACTGGACTTGCTGCGTATGGAGAGGAACGGGTCAGGCAGCTTCTAAAGGAGGGTTCAGTTCGAATACTTCTTCTATCCGAAGAAGTTGATGTTGTTAAAGTTACGGTGAGCTGCAGCAACTGCGGTTACTCAGAGCATTCCACAGTAAAGAGTAACGAGCTGATGGCTTTCAAAGGTGATGTAGCAACTAGAGTTTGCCCAAAATGCAACAGCTTAGGTCTCATCGTGGAAGAGGAACGTGATCTCATCGACGAGTTGAGTGAGTTGGCCTTAGCCTCCAACGCGAGGGTAGAGATGATCTCTCATGCACATGAAGAGGGAGAGATGTTACACAAGAGTTTTGGAGGTATCGCCGCGATTCTTCGATATGGGAAAGGTTAA